A window of Halomonas sp. GFAJ-1 contains these coding sequences:
- a CDS encoding MBL fold metallo-hydrolase: MQRPIVTPFFDEPTNTFSYVVQDPDSHACAIVDSVLDFDYAAGQTDVRSANAIISFIRDNDLTVEWILETHVHADHLSAAPYLHQQLGGKTGIGAHIVDVQEIFGKAFNAGTEFARDGSQFDALFNEDDTFTIGKLQGRVVHTPGHTPACLTYVVGDAAFVGDTLFMPDYGTARCDFPGGDARTLYRSIQKVLALPEQTRLFLCHDYKAPGRETYQHETSVAEQRTANVHVHEGISEDEFVKMRSERDATLGMPKLIIPSVQVNMRAGEMPPAEDNGQVYLKVPINRF, from the coding sequence ATGCAACGCCCAATCGTCACCCCTTTTTTCGATGAGCCCACCAATACGTTTAGCTACGTGGTGCAAGACCCCGATAGCCATGCCTGCGCTATTGTCGATTCAGTACTGGATTTTGATTATGCCGCTGGGCAAACGGATGTGCGCTCCGCTAATGCAATTATTAGCTTTATTCGTGATAACGACTTAACCGTGGAATGGATTCTGGAAACCCACGTACATGCAGACCATCTTTCCGCGGCGCCTTATTTACATCAGCAGCTAGGCGGCAAAACCGGTATTGGCGCCCATATCGTCGACGTACAGGAAATTTTTGGTAAGGCGTTTAATGCGGGAACCGAATTTGCTCGGGATGGCAGCCAGTTTGATGCGCTGTTCAATGAAGATGACACTTTTACGATTGGTAAACTGCAAGGGCGTGTAGTGCACACCCCTGGGCATACGCCTGCTTGTCTAACGTATGTCGTCGGCGATGCTGCCTTTGTGGGCGATACGCTTTTTATGCCGGATTACGGCACCGCGCGGTGTGACTTTCCTGGTGGAGATGCCCGCACGTTATACCGTTCAATACAAAAAGTGCTGGCCCTACCAGAGCAAACGCGGCTGTTTTTGTGTCACGACTATAAAGCCCCAGGGCGTGAGACTTACCAACATGAAACCAGCGTGGCGGAGCAGCGCACCGCTAACGTCCACGTGCACGAAGGTATTAGCGAAGATGAGTTTGTGAAAATGCGCTCCGAGCGCGACGCCACGCTGGGCATGCCAAAGCTAATTATACCGTCGGTGCAGGTCAATATGCGGGCCGGGGAGATGCCTCCCGCTGAAGATAATGGACAAGTGTATCTAAAAGTACCGATTAATCGTTTTTAG
- a CDS encoding transcriptional regulator NrdR, which yields MHCPFCGANDTRVSDSRLVAEGDQVRRRRQCASCHERFTTYETAELIMPRVVKSDGSRESFNEAKLRAGMLRALEKRPVSAEAIEAAVERIRQSLRAKGDREVNAREIGEAVMQALSNLDQVAYIRFASVYRKFQDLDEFRAEIDRLSQEPDQERSVATPNNGGKQ from the coding sequence ATGCATTGCCCTTTTTGTGGTGCTAATGATACTCGAGTGTCCGATTCTCGGCTGGTAGCAGAGGGTGACCAGGTGCGTCGGCGTCGCCAGTGTGCCAGCTGCCATGAGCGCTTTACGACGTATGAAACCGCCGAGCTCATCATGCCCCGGGTGGTTAAGTCGGACGGATCTCGGGAGAGCTTTAACGAAGCCAAATTACGGGCAGGAATGCTGCGCGCGCTGGAAAAACGTCCCGTAAGTGCCGAAGCGATTGAGGCCGCGGTTGAGCGTATTCGTCAATCGCTGCGCGCCAAGGGGGACCGAGAAGTTAACGCCCGAGAGATTGGCGAGGCTGTTATGCAGGCGTTAAGCAATTTAGACCAAGTTGCCTATATTCGTTTTGCCTCGGTGTACCGTAAATTCCAGGATTTAGACGAATTTCGCGCTGAAATAGACCGGCTTTCCCAGGAGCCTGATCAAGAGCGATCGGTGGCCACACCCAATAATGGCGGAAAACAGTAA
- a CDS encoding mannosyl-3-phosphoglycerate phosphatase, with protein sequence MSEHANALPISKALPQQVAANAIDPALQPRLVVTDLDGSLLDHHTYDFAPAAPWLARLKKLGVPVIPVTSKTRAELIPLRESLGLTATPFVAENGAVIGLPPGWCHARLDRPGSARDGVVVKHTGVDVGFIRARLKIWRERLGLRFTRMGELNTPQIMELTGLDEARAKAARQREGSEPLIWHDDEKALEAFRLALAGDGLELTQGGRFWHVMGRASDKGSAVEWLIKRFSALRGSPPISLGLGDGPNDITMLEAVDQAVVIKGCHGLEITPRSAALYRTEATGPLGWAEGVAHWWGRDDRRLAAAPTCHAAVM encoded by the coding sequence CCAACGCTCTTCCAATATCGAAGGCATTGCCCCAACAAGTGGCAGCAAACGCGATTGATCCTGCTTTGCAGCCGCGCTTGGTGGTGACGGATCTTGATGGTTCGTTGCTTGATCACCATACCTACGATTTTGCCCCCGCAGCCCCCTGGCTCGCGCGCTTAAAAAAACTTGGCGTGCCGGTTATTCCTGTGACCAGTAAAACCCGGGCTGAGCTGATCCCGCTTCGCGAATCACTTGGCCTCACCGCGACACCTTTTGTTGCCGAAAACGGCGCCGTGATTGGTTTGCCGCCCGGTTGGTGCCATGCCCGTTTAGACCGTCCAGGCAGTGCCCGGGATGGGGTTGTTGTTAAACACACAGGGGTTGATGTGGGGTTTATTCGTGCTCGGCTAAAAATATGGCGCGAACGACTTGGACTTCGGTTTACCCGCATGGGAGAGCTGAACACCCCGCAAATTATGGAGCTCACCGGATTAGATGAGGCACGTGCAAAGGCTGCTCGGCAGCGAGAGGGGAGCGAGCCGCTCATTTGGCACGATGATGAAAAAGCGCTTGAGGCGTTTCGCCTTGCGCTAGCAGGGGATGGCCTTGAGCTGACCCAAGGAGGGCGTTTTTGGCACGTTATGGGGCGCGCCTCGGATAAAGGCAGTGCCGTAGAGTGGCTAATTAAGCGCTTTAGCGCCCTTAGGGGAAGCCCGCCTATTTCATTGGGGTTAGGCGATGGCCCTAACGATATCACCATGCTGGAAGCAGTGGACCAAGCAGTTGTCATCAAGGGGTGTCATGGGCTGGAGATAACGCCACGCAGTGCTGCTTTATACCGTACCGAGGCAACCGGGCCATTAGGTTGGGCTGAGGGGGTAGCCCATTGGTGGGGGCGAGACGACCGCCGTTTAGCGGCGGCGCCAACCTGTCATGCTGCCGTTATGTGA
- a CDS encoding cytochrome C — translation MNKKQWGKVSVLISACLAAGAAFAEVQEGDAQRGQAAAATCTACHQANGGGMNIPGGESWPRLAGLDAGYIVKQLHDFKEGRRQNASMMPFASMLSDEQIADVAAYYSQMPITPAQGGESASEAVLARGQQLAERGDWDAYIVSCKSCHGPGGNGAGSDFPAITSQHAGYLSSQLLAWKNDERSNDPQNLMGAIAKRMSEEDIQAVSAWYATQTVSEQPVNSAGEAAQ, via the coding sequence ATGAATAAAAAACAGTGGGGCAAGGTGAGTGTGCTGATCAGCGCTTGCCTAGCAGCAGGGGCTGCGTTTGCCGAGGTACAAGAGGGCGATGCGCAGCGTGGCCAGGCCGCAGCGGCAACCTGTACCGCATGCCACCAGGCAAATGGTGGTGGCATGAATATTCCCGGCGGTGAGTCCTGGCCACGTTTGGCAGGATTAGATGCGGGCTATATCGTCAAGCAGCTGCACGATTTTAAAGAGGGGCGCCGACAAAACGCCTCGATGATGCCGTTTGCCAGTATGCTCAGTGACGAGCAGATTGCCGATGTGGCGGCTTACTACAGCCAAATGCCCATTACGCCTGCCCAGGGTGGCGAGAGCGCTAGCGAAGCGGTGCTAGCCCGTGGCCAGCAATTGGCCGAGCGCGGCGATTGGGATGCGTATATCGTGTCGTGTAAAAGTTGCCATGGCCCAGGGGGAAATGGCGCAGGAAGTGATTTTCCAGCTATTACCAGCCAGCATGCGGGTTACCTCAGTAGTCAGCTGCTTGCTTGGAAAAATGATGAGCGCAGCAACGACCCGCAAAACTTAATGGGCGCCATTGCCAAGCGCATGAGCGAGGAGGATATCCAGGCCGTATCCGCATGGTACGCCACGCAAACGGTCAGTGAGCAACCGGTTAATTCAGCAGGGGAGGCAGCGCAATGA
- a CDS encoding glycosyl transferase, translating to MSDFHQNGVITDFHNLTRRSVDALEQELCQFAKRRPMGLILPSLFSELEGPALSAIVDELVKVPYLNEVVIGLDRADRDQFLYAREFFSRLPQHTRILWNDGPRLKALDAELESHGLGALEPGKGRNVWYCAGYILSSGRSSVVGLHDCDILTYERGLLARLMYPVAHPRFNYSFCKGYYPRIAEGKLNGRVSRLMVTPLIRALKTVCGPLPYLDYLDSFRYPLSGEFAMRSEVLEGIRIPADWGLEIGVLSELQRNYAPRQLCQVDIADAYDHKHQPVSEDDPNGGLNRMSLDIAKALYRKLATQGVSFSSEDFRTLKATYYRYALDLIEAYDHDATMNGLSLDRHCEEQAVELFASNLLEAGNLFLDNPRERPFIPSWNRVQAAVPDLLARMHDAVELDNQGKV from the coding sequence ATGAGTGATTTCCATCAAAATGGCGTGATTACCGATTTTCACAACTTAACGCGCCGTTCAGTTGACGCACTTGAGCAAGAGCTTTGCCAATTTGCCAAGCGGCGCCCCATGGGGTTGATCTTACCCTCGCTGTTTTCAGAGCTGGAGGGACCAGCGCTTTCTGCCATTGTCGATGAATTAGTTAAAGTGCCCTATCTCAATGAAGTGGTGATTGGTCTGGATCGCGCTGATCGCGACCAATTTTTATATGCCCGAGAGTTTTTTTCTCGCTTACCCCAGCATACTCGTATTTTATGGAACGACGGCCCTCGGTTAAAGGCGCTGGATGCCGAGTTGGAAAGCCATGGGCTAGGTGCGCTGGAGCCGGGTAAAGGGCGCAATGTATGGTACTGCGCAGGCTATATTCTCTCGTCTGGGCGTTCATCGGTGGTCGGTTTACATGACTGCGATATTCTCACCTACGAGCGTGGGTTATTGGCCCGCCTTATGTACCCCGTGGCTCATCCCCGGTTCAACTATAGTTTTTGTAAAGGCTATTACCCCCGCATTGCGGAGGGGAAGTTGAACGGACGTGTGTCACGGCTGATGGTAACGCCGCTCATACGCGCCCTTAAAACGGTGTGTGGGCCACTTCCCTACTTGGATTATTTGGATAGCTTTCGTTATCCGCTTTCCGGTGAGTTTGCGATGCGCAGTGAGGTACTGGAAGGCATACGTATACCGGCAGATTGGGGGCTGGAAATTGGTGTGCTTTCCGAGTTACAGCGCAACTACGCGCCAAGGCAGCTGTGCCAGGTCGATATTGCCGATGCCTATGATCACAAGCACCAGCCAGTGAGTGAAGACGACCCTAATGGTGGCCTGAATCGTATGAGCCTGGATATTGCCAAGGCGCTGTATCGCAAGCTCGCTACCCAAGGCGTGAGCTTTAGCAGCGAGGATTTCCGTACGCTAAAAGCGACCTATTACCGCTATGCCTTAGACCTTATTGAAGCTTACGACCACGATGCCACCATGAACGGGCTCAGCTTGGACCGCCATTGCGAAGAGCAGGCAGTAGAGCTGTTTGCCAGCAACCTTTTAGAAGCAGGTAACCTGTTTTTGGATAACCCACGCGAGCGTCCGTTTATCCCCAGCTGGAACCGAGTTCAAGCCGCTGTGCCCGATTTGCTGGCCCGCATGCATGACGCGGTGGAGCTAGATAACCAAGGAAAGGTGTAG
- a CDS encoding thiol:disulfide interchange protein: MLQQSIAIGPMGFSLHQLVIGLAFLLALLAGALIGQRHRVAVSDTLFTVLFVAIIAARGVFVIRYWGEYDSLLARLDIRDGGFDILGGLVAALGYAGWALWRSPRQRIPLSGALMVGGLTWGLIAGGSTLIEQQSRPLPDIALTTQEGITTSLPHFAQQEQQPMVVNLWASWCPPCIREMPVFEQAQQAEQDITFVFVNQGESAQQIASFMNQYAFSLENVWQDPANALGQATGANAMPTTLYYNAEGQLVNTHFGELSRATLEQGLERLR; encoded by the coding sequence ATGCTGCAGCAAAGCATTGCGATTGGCCCTATGGGGTTTAGCCTTCATCAACTCGTCATTGGGTTAGCCTTTTTGCTCGCGCTTCTGGCGGGGGCACTCATCGGCCAGCGACACCGCGTCGCAGTGAGCGATACGCTATTTACCGTGCTGTTTGTCGCGATTATTGCCGCACGGGGCGTTTTTGTTATTCGCTATTGGGGAGAGTACGACAGTCTTCTAGCCCGCCTGGACATTCGCGACGGTGGCTTTGATATTTTGGGAGGGCTCGTTGCTGCGCTAGGCTACGCGGGCTGGGCGCTGTGGCGCTCCCCCCGTCAACGCATCCCGCTTAGCGGCGCGTTAATGGTGGGCGGTCTCACCTGGGGCCTAATTGCCGGAGGGTCGACCCTGATTGAGCAGCAGTCCCGTCCTTTACCTGACATTGCTTTAACCACTCAGGAAGGCATCACGACCAGTCTTCCCCACTTTGCACAGCAAGAACAGCAGCCAATGGTGGTGAATCTCTGGGCAAGTTGGTGCCCTCCCTGTATCCGTGAAATGCCCGTGTTTGAGCAAGCCCAACAAGCTGAACAGGACATTACCTTTGTGTTCGTAAACCAAGGGGAAAGCGCCCAGCAAATAGCGTCATTTATGAACCAATATGCGTTTTCGTTGGAAAATGTTTGGCAAGATCCAGCCAATGCTCTGGGTCAAGCTACTGGCGCCAATGCCATGCCCACCACGCTTTACTACAATGCCGAAGGCCAACTGGTGAACACCCACTTCGGTGAGCTTTCCCGCGCCACCCTAGAACAAGGGTTAGAGCGTTTAAGATAG
- a CDS encoding DNA-binding response regulator, protein MHVLLIEDDPLVASGIRSGLMMYDFVVDHVSSIKAARQAMQSVASDVVILDRGLPDGDGLQLLQSWREQGIATPVLMLTARDAVRDRVDGLQCGADDYLIKPFDLDELVARLHALLRRVSGRSQGLTVHGALTLDPASREVNVAGHLVALSRRELVLLEAFLHAPRSVLSADQLKDSLYGLNDEVESNALNVHIHHLRRKLGSGVIETVRGLGYRLGKPEAVHLPGTPYKGQQ, encoded by the coding sequence ATGCACGTCTTACTCATTGAAGATGACCCGCTGGTGGCCTCGGGGATTCGCTCAGGCTTGATGATGTACGATTTTGTCGTCGATCACGTCTCCTCAATTAAGGCTGCGCGGCAAGCCATGCAGTCAGTGGCGAGCGATGTGGTGATACTCGACCGCGGGTTGCCTGATGGGGATGGCTTACAACTACTTCAGTCATGGCGTGAGCAAGGAATCGCCACGCCGGTACTGATGCTAACCGCCCGAGACGCGGTTCGTGACCGAGTGGATGGGCTTCAATGCGGTGCTGACGACTATCTGATAAAGCCGTTTGATCTTGATGAGCTGGTAGCGCGCTTACATGCGCTGCTGCGTCGCGTGTCGGGCCGTAGCCAGGGGCTTACGGTGCATGGGGCGCTGACCTTAGACCCAGCGTCACGAGAGGTAAACGTTGCTGGGCACTTAGTGGCGTTGTCACGGCGCGAGCTGGTGCTATTGGAAGCGTTTTTACACGCGCCGCGCAGCGTGCTGTCGGCGGATCAGTTGAAGGATAGCCTGTACGGCTTAAATGACGAAGTAGAGAGTAATGCGCTAAATGTGCATATCCACCATCTTCGCCGCAAGCTCGGCAGCGGGGTGATCGAGACGGTACGTGGCCTAGGGTACCGGCTTGGTAAGCCCGAAGCAGTGCATTTGCCTGGCACACCCTACAAAGGTCAGCAATGA
- a CDS encoding cytochrome C — MMFHKKRLVLALVGSSLATGLVINAFADSGATQADEAPYQGLVELGFPAPQEGELVHVPPTMEDLDAADIHPELKKVIRYGYELFTDTQQLRDEYVYNDMNCSSCHLGEGRQPFSAPVWAAAITLPDFRGKNQHVNNLEERIAGCFAYSMNGTPPEYGSDEMLALSAYHQWLAKGAPMYPSQPIYGRGFPAPDEPEQEPNYARGEAAYQEQCAICHRDDGSGHYENGEYVFPAPWGDGSNNWGAGLVRVDTAAGFIYNNMPLGQPRSLNEQDAWDIAYYMSSQERPQDPRYTGDVAETLERFGPTFHNRSLYGQTREHDGHVLGDHANMGEKGNIIPWNVGMPRFEQLSEE, encoded by the coding sequence ATGATGTTTCATAAAAAGCGTCTCGTGTTAGCGCTAGTCGGTAGTTCGTTAGCGACAGGGTTAGTCATTAACGCCTTTGCTGATAGTGGTGCCACCCAGGCAGATGAAGCGCCTTACCAAGGTTTGGTTGAGCTTGGCTTTCCAGCCCCTCAAGAAGGGGAGCTTGTGCATGTGCCGCCTACCATGGAAGACCTTGACGCGGCAGATATTCACCCCGAGCTGAAAAAAGTCATTCGCTACGGCTACGAGCTATTTACCGATACCCAGCAGCTGCGTGATGAGTATGTTTATAACGACATGAACTGCTCTAGCTGCCACTTAGGTGAGGGTCGCCAGCCATTTAGTGCCCCCGTGTGGGCCGCAGCCATCACCTTGCCGGATTTTCGAGGTAAAAATCAGCACGTCAACAACCTTGAAGAGCGTATTGCAGGCTGCTTTGCTTACTCGATGAATGGCACACCGCCTGAATACGGTAGTGATGAGATGCTGGCCCTAAGTGCTTACCACCAGTGGTTAGCGAAAGGGGCGCCCATGTACCCCAGCCAGCCAATTTATGGGCGCGGTTTCCCTGCGCCGGATGAGCCGGAACAGGAGCCCAATTACGCCCGGGGCGAAGCGGCCTATCAGGAGCAGTGTGCCATTTGCCACCGCGACGATGGTTCGGGGCATTATGAGAACGGTGAGTACGTATTCCCCGCGCCGTGGGGCGATGGCTCGAACAACTGGGGCGCAGGCTTGGTGCGGGTCGATACGGCCGCAGGCTTTATCTACAACAATATGCCGCTTGGGCAGCCTCGCTCGCTTAATGAGCAAGACGCATGGGACATCGCGTACTACATGAGCAGCCAAGAGCGGCCCCAAGACCCGCGCTATACGGGCGATGTGGCCGAAACATTAGAGCGCTTTGGCCCCACCTTCCATAATCGCTCGCTCTATGGGCAAACCCGCGAGCACGACGGCCATGTACTGGGCGATCACGCGAATATGGGTGAGAAAGGCAACATTATCCCTTGGAATGTAGGTATGCCTCGCTTTGAGCAGCTTTCTGAGGAGTAA
- a CDS encoding thiol:disulfide interchange protein DsbG, whose product MQRFTLSHLRLPSLGRFVMLAGLGAAPLSYAEDLPAPVQALSNQGLTIHGQFEAPGGIRGYGASVQGQDMAIYLTPDGEHAIVGTLMDSDGNDLTEAQLDEHVRVPLEAETWQLLEESHWIQDGDTAAPRIIYTFTDANCPYCHQLWEQARPWVEAGKVQLRHIMVGILATNSPALAATMLGADDPSAALNAHSKGTRVSASAQPRDIEEQVYANNQLFEELGLYATPTSAFQRETESGSIRIDRIQGMPSEERLIEMMGSEAP is encoded by the coding sequence ATGCAACGTTTTACTCTTTCCCATTTAAGGCTTCCCTCCCTAGGCCGCTTTGTGATGTTAGCGGGTCTTGGCGCTGCCCCGCTAAGCTATGCCGAAGACCTTCCCGCGCCGGTTCAGGCGTTGAGCAATCAGGGGTTAACGATTCACGGTCAGTTCGAGGCACCCGGCGGAATACGAGGCTATGGCGCCAGCGTACAGGGCCAGGACATGGCGATCTACTTAACACCCGATGGTGAGCACGCGATTGTGGGTACGTTAATGGATAGCGACGGTAACGACCTCACCGAAGCACAGCTTGATGAGCACGTCCGTGTTCCTTTGGAAGCTGAAACGTGGCAACTGCTGGAAGAGAGCCACTGGATACAGGATGGCGACACCGCAGCACCACGCATTATTTACACGTTTACAGATGCCAACTGCCCATACTGCCATCAGCTTTGGGAGCAAGCACGCCCGTGGGTAGAGGCAGGTAAAGTCCAACTGCGCCATATTATGGTCGGCATTTTAGCCACCAACAGCCCTGCATTAGCGGCCACAATGCTAGGCGCAGACGACCCCAGCGCCGCGCTTAATGCGCACAGTAAAGGTACGCGCGTCAGCGCCAGCGCTCAGCCGCGAGATATTGAAGAACAGGTCTATGCCAATAATCAGCTGTTTGAAGAGCTAGGCTTGTACGCCACGCCTACCAGCGCTTTTCAGCGCGAAACAGAGAGCGGCAGCATTCGTATTGACCGCATTCAAGGAATGCCTAGCGAAGAACGCCTGATTGAGATGATGGGCAGCGAAGCACCCTAA
- a CDS encoding two-component sensor histidine kinase, with product MSLRARLLLTLGLTLVVLWGVAAAWLLNDLEKKFVETLDQRLAQSARMVAGLVLQLPEEVWAQSATAALSIPPIEGLACQVHSPQGNIIARTHANLEAVLSPGARGHTYRQEGDTTWRVFTYERGDLVITTADRMDERDKLLSDVVRVAVVPFIVALIGSFIALWVGVWRGLLPLARLRAALASRHPEALAPVSTYGVPKEIKPLIETLNGLLIRVQHTLVREQRFTNDAAHELRTPLTAIKTHLQVAQRAQGAAAEASLHHAEAGVVRLAHTLDQLLTLARVEGRMRFDDGEPSQVAEIVEYAIADSVAAPGQCLSPETLPNVCLAMPRELAITALRNLLDNSLHHGPRGAAVSLGVQCVDGQATFSVHDQGPGVDEATLKQLTQRFWRASKQQGSGLGLAIVEAIAERFGGSVAFENAEAGGFSAHLTVPTVTLNTQKDGRRDP from the coding sequence ATGAGCTTGCGTGCCCGCCTACTGCTAACGCTAGGCTTAACCCTGGTGGTGTTATGGGGTGTGGCAGCGGCGTGGTTACTAAATGACCTAGAAAAAAAGTTTGTAGAAACCCTTGATCAGCGCTTAGCCCAGTCGGCGCGCATGGTCGCTGGGCTAGTGCTTCAGCTACCCGAAGAGGTATGGGCCCAGAGCGCAACAGCGGCGCTCTCAATTCCCCCGATTGAAGGCTTGGCCTGTCAGGTTCATTCGCCACAAGGCAACATCATTGCTCGCACCCATGCCAACCTTGAAGCGGTACTCTCCCCGGGTGCTAGGGGGCACACCTACCGCCAAGAGGGCGATACCACCTGGCGCGTGTTTACCTATGAGCGTGGTGATTTGGTGATCACCACCGCCGACCGTATGGATGAGCGCGATAAGTTGCTTAGCGATGTCGTTCGCGTGGCCGTGGTGCCTTTTATTGTCGCGCTGATCGGCAGCTTTATCGCCCTGTGGGTGGGGGTATGGCGTGGATTGTTGCCTTTAGCGCGTCTGCGAGCGGCATTGGCTAGCCGCCATCCTGAAGCGTTAGCGCCAGTGTCTACTTATGGCGTGCCTAAAGAGATCAAACCGCTTATTGAGACCCTCAATGGGTTGCTGATCCGCGTGCAGCACACGCTCGTTCGTGAGCAGCGCTTCACGAACGACGCCGCCCATGAACTGCGTACCCCGCTAACGGCGATTAAAACTCACCTGCAAGTCGCCCAGCGTGCCCAAGGGGCCGCGGCTGAAGCGTCGCTGCACCATGCCGAAGCAGGAGTTGTGCGGCTAGCACATACCCTAGATCAGTTACTCACATTGGCCCGGGTGGAAGGACGAATGCGCTTTGACGATGGCGAGCCGAGTCAGGTGGCAGAAATTGTTGAGTATGCGATAGCCGACAGCGTGGCGGCGCCGGGGCAGTGCCTGTCGCCAGAGACGCTTCCCAATGTATGCCTTGCTATGCCCAGAGAACTTGCGATCACAGCGCTGCGAAACTTGCTGGATAACTCGCTGCATCACGGCCCACGTGGCGCTGCGGTCTCCTTGGGTGTGCAGTGCGTGGATGGCCAAGCGACCTTCAGTGTGCATGACCAAGGCCCCGGGGTAGATGAGGCAACGCTGAAGCAGCTCACCCAGCGTTTTTGGCGAGCCAGCAAGCAGCAGGGAAGTGGCTTAGGGCTTGCCATTGTGGAAGCCATTGCTGAGCGCTTTGGCGGCAGTGTGGCGTTTGAAAATGCTGAAGCAGGCGGTTTTAGCGCGCACTTAACGGTGCCTACGGTAACGCTAAACACGCAGAAAGATGGAAGGCGAGACCCTTAA
- a CDS encoding alpha-amylase, translating into MTPFEQTVHHYLTHLYGPRAGEVQRRLEQHLAHFRPRLPAALQTATAAPDAPTWSEKDQWVISYGDTIVAEDAPPLAVLSEFLQRYLGDRISGVHVLPFFPWSSDDGFSVIHYREVEPTLGDWTHIRELASHYDLMADLVLNHVSRESLWFVDYLAGSLPGRDYFIEVDPETDVTQVTRPRSSPLLVPVSTRRGTRHLWATFSEDQIDLNFENPDVLLEFVGILLFYLQQGVRIIRLDAVAFLWKRLGTSCIHLPETHTVVRLLRAIVDEIAPGTLLITETNVPHAENISYFGLERLPEGAPDEAHMVYQFALPPLLLHTLTRGEASTLQHWLANLPVLPKQCTYLNFTASHDGIGVRPLEGLLPDHERDALLELMHRFGGFVSMRSNPDGSDTPYEINITWFEAMRGTRRGPDPWQIARFICSQAIMLSLQGIPALYLHTLTGTLNDVEGVERSGRLRSINRRRWKRDELALLLENPSTPTHKVFNTLNHLLELRRSEPCFHPHAAQRVLPSPPDLLVVERGPLSDGRRLLALFNVTDTQLPLERAGEAVNQALSLHDWQDLNPNSQGEEKAALSPYAVRWLVAIN; encoded by the coding sequence ATGACCCCTTTCGAGCAGACGGTACATCACTATTTAACGCACCTTTACGGCCCGCGAGCAGGCGAGGTTCAGCGGCGCTTAGAGCAGCATCTTGCGCATTTTCGACCTAGGCTACCAGCGGCGCTGCAGACAGCAACAGCCGCCCCCGACGCACCAACATGGAGCGAGAAAGACCAGTGGGTGATCAGTTACGGCGACACAATTGTCGCTGAAGACGCCCCTCCCCTTGCGGTGCTAAGTGAATTTCTCCAGCGCTATCTGGGCGATCGGATTAGCGGGGTGCACGTGCTGCCCTTTTTCCCCTGGAGCAGCGATGACGGCTTCTCAGTGATCCATTACCGGGAAGTAGAGCCAACGCTGGGCGACTGGACACATATTCGCGAGCTGGCCAGCCACTATGACCTGATGGCAGATTTGGTGCTTAACCATGTTTCACGAGAATCGCTCTGGTTTGTGGACTACTTAGCTGGCAGCCTACCCGGGCGGGACTACTTTATTGAAGTAGACCCGGAAACCGACGTTACCCAAGTGACACGTCCACGCAGCAGCCCGCTTTTAGTGCCCGTTTCTACGCGGCGGGGAACCCGCCACCTGTGGGCAACCTTCTCGGAAGATCAAATCGACTTAAATTTTGAGAATCCCGATGTATTACTCGAGTTTGTCGGTATCCTGCTTTTTTATCTTCAGCAAGGCGTGCGCATTATTCGCTTAGATGCAGTGGCGTTTTTATGGAAGCGTCTGGGCACGTCCTGCATTCACCTACCGGAAACCCATACGGTAGTGCGCCTGTTGCGAGCCATTGTGGACGAAATAGCCCCCGGCACCCTGCTGATTACCGAAACCAACGTGCCTCATGCAGAAAATATCAGCTATTTTGGCTTAGAGCGTTTGCCCGAGGGGGCACCCGACGAAGCCCATATGGTGTATCAGTTCGCCCTGCCGCCACTGCTGTTGCACACATTAACCCGAGGTGAAGCATCCACTCTCCAACACTGGCTCGCCAACCTGCCAGTGCTGCCCAAGCAGTGCACCTACTTAAACTTTACTGCCAGCCATGACGGTATTGGCGTACGCCCGCTGGAAGGTCTGCTGCCTGACCATGAGCGGGATGCCCTATTAGAACTAATGCACCGCTTTGGCGGCTTCGTCAGCATGCGCAGCAACCCCGACGGCAGCGATACCCCCTATGAAATTAACATTACTTGGTTTGAAGCCATGCGTGGCACGCGGCGGGGGCCAGACCCATGGCAAATTGCCCGTTTCATATGCAGCCAAGCCATTATGCTGAGCCTACAGGGCATTCCCGCGCTCTACCTGCATACGCTGACCGGCACACTGAATGACGTAGAAGGCGTGGAACGCAGCGGGCGTCTTCGCTCAATTAATCGGCGGCGCTGGAAGCGTGATGAGCTGGCACTGCTGCTTGAAAACCCCTCTACACCCACCCATAAAGTTTTCAATACGCTTAACCACTTGCTGGAACTGCGCCGCAGCGAGCCCTGCTTCCATCCGCATGCTGCTCAGCGTGTACTGCCAAGCCCGCCTGACTTATTAGTGGTTGAGCGTGGCCCGCTTAGCGACGGCCGTCGTTTGCTAGCACTCTTCAATGTTACCGACACACAGCTTCCACTAGAGCGCGCGGGTGAAGCGGTTAACCAAGCGCTCAGCCTACATGATTGGCAAGACTTGAATCCCAATAGCCAAGGAGAGGAAAAAGCCGCTTTATCCCCTTATGCGGTACGCTGGCTGGTGGCTATTAACTGA